Proteins from one Mycolicibacter virginiensis genomic window:
- a CDS encoding putative bifunctional diguanylate cyclase/phosphodiesterase, which translates to MATTPSTAAAVSERVLQTLVEQLNVDAGFLRHNDHEIRASKLVAEWPPRTDAPEPDPLAVVSFTTADPVFTTCAHGKRVAVIRPDPNESGYVRQMAKDHAIESLSVATAPLISGPVTIGMLGLVKFRRPKWRPEELNTIEAIASLFAQLQARVAAEERLRYLADHDDLTGLHNRRALVAHLSERLVAGNPGPVGVFYIDLDRLKPINDYLGHAAGDWFIQDFARRLRTYAGNRTMAARIGGDEFVVIPDWPMSMASAETFADRLQGALRERVEIQGHTVNSTVSVGVTVGLPGEDTSAGLLHRADEAVLAAKRGGGNQTVSSTDDMSLKSLFRKDIELHMQGKIDDESLLLYYQPEVDLWSGAIVAVEALVRWRHPTRGLLLPSSFISIAESANLADDLGRWVMRTACAEFSQWQTNGVRTNATLRINVSPVQLAARGFVQNVVETINEFGLRPGSLCLEITERAVVQNIENTRRTLAELREAGVQIAIDDFGTGYAVLSHLKDLPVDTLKIDTVFVRELGVNPGDLAIVRAIIALAEAFGLQVVAEGVETSAAALTLMRHGCHRAQGFLFSRPVPGPAAEAMLASRWMAMPFLADSQALVI; encoded by the coding sequence ATGGCCACCACACCATCGACAGCTGCCGCGGTCAGCGAACGTGTGCTGCAGACGTTGGTGGAGCAACTCAACGTCGACGCCGGATTCCTGCGCCACAACGACCATGAGATCCGGGCCTCCAAGCTGGTGGCCGAATGGCCGCCGCGCACCGACGCCCCGGAGCCCGACCCGTTGGCGGTCGTATCCTTCACCACCGCTGATCCGGTCTTCACCACCTGTGCGCACGGCAAGCGGGTGGCGGTCATCCGGCCGGACCCGAACGAGTCCGGCTATGTGCGCCAGATGGCAAAGGACCACGCCATCGAATCACTGTCGGTGGCCACCGCACCGTTGATCTCCGGACCGGTGACCATCGGCATGCTCGGCCTGGTCAAGTTCCGCCGACCCAAGTGGCGGCCCGAAGAACTCAACACAATAGAGGCGATCGCGTCGCTGTTCGCGCAGTTGCAGGCCCGTGTCGCGGCCGAGGAGCGACTGCGCTACCTGGCAGATCATGACGACCTGACCGGCCTGCACAACCGCCGCGCGCTGGTCGCCCACCTGTCCGAACGCCTCGTCGCCGGCAACCCCGGCCCGGTCGGCGTCTTCTACATCGACCTCGACCGGCTCAAGCCGATCAACGACTACCTTGGTCACGCCGCCGGCGACTGGTTCATCCAGGACTTCGCCCGGCGGCTACGCACCTATGCCGGGAACCGGACCATGGCAGCACGGATCGGCGGGGACGAATTCGTCGTCATCCCGGACTGGCCGATGTCGATGGCCAGCGCCGAGACGTTCGCCGACCGGCTGCAAGGCGCATTGCGCGAGCGGGTGGAGATCCAGGGCCACACGGTCAACAGCACGGTCAGTGTGGGCGTGACGGTGGGCCTGCCCGGGGAAGACACCAGCGCTGGTCTGCTGCACCGCGCCGACGAGGCCGTCCTGGCCGCGAAACGCGGCGGCGGCAACCAGACCGTCAGCTCCACCGACGACATGTCGCTGAAGAGCTTGTTCCGCAAGGACATCGAACTGCACATGCAGGGCAAGATCGACGACGAGTCGTTGCTGTTGTACTACCAGCCCGAGGTCGATCTGTGGAGCGGCGCCATCGTCGCGGTGGAGGCGCTGGTCCGCTGGCGCCATCCCACCCGCGGGCTGCTGTTGCCGAGTTCGTTCATCAGCATCGCCGAATCCGCCAACCTGGCCGATGATCTGGGCCGATGGGTGATGCGCACCGCGTGCGCCGAATTCAGCCAATGGCAGACCAACGGCGTGCGGACCAACGCCACCCTGCGCATCAACGTCTCGCCGGTCCAGTTGGCGGCCCGCGGTTTCGTCCAGAACGTGGTGGAAACCATCAACGAATTCGGCCTCCGTCCCGGCTCGCTGTGCCTGGAGATCACCGAGCGCGCGGTGGTGCAGAACATCGAGAACACCCGTCGTACGCTGGCGGAACTGCGTGAAGCCGGGGTGCAGATCGCCATCGACGACTTCGGCACCGGTTACGCCGTCCTGTCACACCTGAAGGATCTGCCGGTCGACACCCTGAAGATCGATACCGTGTTCGTGCGCGAATTGGGCGTCAATCCGGGCGATCTCGCGATCGTGCGAGCGATCATCGCCCTGGCCGAGGCATTCGGCCTGCAGGTGGTCGCCGAGGGTGTGGAAACGTCCGCGGCCGCACTCACCTTGATGCGGCACGGTTGTCACCGCGCGCAGGGATTCCTGTTCTCCCGCCCGGTGCCGGGGCCCGCCGCCGAAGCGATGCTGGCGTCACGCTGGATGGCGATGCCTTTCCTGGCCGACAGCCAGGCTTTGGTGATCTGA
- a CDS encoding CbiQ family ECF transporter T component, protein MHRLWAGTKLIVVFGISVLLTFYPGWVTIGAVALLVFGAARIARIPRGALPSVPRWLWVLLLIGGGTATMSGGDPAGLGGLLYFLRITALSIVLLGLGAMVSWTTNVAEIAPAVATLGRPLRLLRIPVDEWAVALALALRAFPMLVDEFRVLYAARRLRPRFRPRTRRQRRRHWAREAVDLMTAAITVTLRRADEMGDAITARGGIGQISASPARPGLSDLVALAVVVVMCGAAVAVELTVLTMP, encoded by the coding sequence ATGCACCGATTGTGGGCGGGGACGAAGTTGATCGTGGTCTTCGGCATCTCGGTGCTGCTGACCTTCTATCCCGGCTGGGTGACGATCGGGGCGGTGGCACTGCTGGTGTTCGGCGCGGCTCGGATTGCTCGTATTCCTCGGGGTGCGCTGCCCTCGGTACCCCGCTGGCTGTGGGTGTTGCTGTTGATCGGCGGCGGGACCGCGACCATGTCCGGTGGCGACCCAGCCGGCCTGGGTGGGCTGTTGTACTTCCTGCGGATCACCGCGTTGTCGATAGTGCTGTTGGGGCTCGGCGCAATGGTGTCGTGGACCACCAATGTCGCGGAGATCGCGCCCGCGGTGGCCACGCTGGGTCGACCGCTGCGGCTGCTTCGCATTCCCGTCGACGAGTGGGCGGTGGCGCTGGCGCTGGCGCTGCGCGCCTTTCCGATGCTGGTCGATGAGTTCCGGGTGCTCTACGCCGCGCGGCGTCTGCGGCCCCGGTTCCGGCCGCGGACCCGGAGGCAACGCCGGCGCCACTGGGCCCGCGAGGCCGTCGATCTGATGACTGCGGCCATCACCGTGACTCTTCGCCGGGCCGACGAGATGGGGGACGCGATCACCGCTCGTGGTGGCATCGGCCAGATTTCGGCGTCGCCGGCGCGGCCGGGGTTGTCCGACCTGGTGGCCCTAGCGGTGGTGGTCGTGATGTGCGGGGCGGCAGTGGCTGTTGAACTGACCGTGTTAACAATGCCCTGA
- a CDS encoding TetR/AcrR family transcriptional regulator has translation MAESTDRRADATRQQIIRAAAHQFAQRPFHDVGLDDILAEAELTKGAMYFHFRSKHALALAVIDEQLAKTGTAIRALVDRKLSGLETLLDVGYLMAVEDLTSDSARAMLHLLPVVGGAEGLQATVLNNAIQALSVVTERAITEGDVLDRDPHDVARMMVALYLGLRQAGNLDEPEQFLRELERVWSVVLPSVVPADRIDYFVQFVRRRTALAVKTTAAAKSAVPEGEAG, from the coding sequence TTGGCTGAGTCGACCGACCGGCGCGCCGATGCGACGCGCCAGCAGATCATCCGTGCCGCTGCGCATCAGTTCGCCCAGCGGCCCTTTCACGACGTCGGCCTCGACGACATTCTGGCTGAAGCGGAATTGACCAAGGGCGCGATGTATTTCCATTTCCGCTCTAAGCACGCTCTGGCCTTGGCTGTCATCGACGAACAACTCGCCAAGACGGGCACAGCGATCCGGGCGTTGGTGGACCGCAAGCTTTCCGGCTTGGAAACGCTGCTTGACGTGGGCTACCTCATGGCAGTCGAAGACCTCACCAGTGACAGTGCCCGAGCAATGCTGCATCTGCTCCCGGTGGTCGGCGGTGCCGAGGGGCTGCAGGCCACCGTGCTCAACAATGCGATTCAGGCGTTGAGCGTGGTGACCGAGCGGGCGATCACCGAAGGCGACGTCCTGGACCGCGATCCGCACGATGTGGCCCGGATGATGGTGGCGCTGTACCTGGGTTTGCGACAGGCCGGCAATCTTGATGAGCCCGAACAGTTCTTGCGTGAGTTGGAGCGGGTCTGGTCGGTTGTGCTGCCCAGTGTGGTGCCTGCCGATCGTATCGACTATTTCGTTCAGTTCGTTCGTCGCCGCACCGCGTTGGCGGTCAAGACCACTGCGGCGGCGAAGTCGGCGGTGCCCGAAGGGGAGGCCGGCTGA
- a CDS encoding TetR/AcrR family transcriptional regulator, translating to MARQVRSEATRRKLLDAAIDVFGEAGYVAAGRTAIIERAGVTKGALYHHFDSMDSLVTAIIEGGFATVLTTFRSMCQPSSPALEGMIHGMFAVTELLSVDKEARAAGHLVFALAESNELGAEVGGEWADAVTAQTARAIAEGDLCEELDARQVAESITSAMLGTWLLTHYAGDSIGRVTRMWETLLPAIVVADSLPYFRQFLARDALRYQNGSGGAAAAER from the coding sequence ATGGCGCGTCAGGTCCGGTCCGAGGCGACCCGGCGCAAGCTCCTCGATGCGGCCATCGACGTCTTCGGCGAGGCCGGCTACGTCGCTGCCGGGCGAACCGCGATCATCGAGCGGGCCGGGGTGACCAAGGGAGCGCTGTACCACCACTTCGACTCGATGGATTCGTTGGTGACCGCCATCATCGAGGGCGGCTTCGCCACGGTGTTGACCACGTTCCGGAGCATGTGCCAGCCGTCCTCGCCCGCGCTGGAGGGGATGATCCACGGCATGTTCGCCGTCACGGAGTTGTTGTCCGTCGACAAGGAGGCGCGGGCCGCGGGTCATCTGGTCTTCGCATTGGCCGAATCCAACGAATTGGGGGCTGAGGTCGGCGGCGAATGGGCGGACGCGGTCACTGCCCAGACCGCGCGCGCGATCGCCGAGGGTGACCTGTGCGAGGAACTCGATGCCCGCCAAGTTGCCGAGTCGATCACCTCGGCGATGCTCGGCACGTGGCTGCTGACGCACTACGCCGGTGACAGCATCGGCCGGGTGACCCGGATGTGGGAGACGCTGTTGCCGGCGATCGTGGTGGCCGACTCACTGCCGTATTTCCGGCAGTTCCTGGCGCGCGACGCGCTGCGCTATCAGAACGGCAGTGGCGGCGCGGCGGCCGCCGAGCGCTGA
- a CDS encoding ATP-binding cassette domain-containing protein has protein sequence MQPFEIAQAAVMAALCAATAIIAVVVPFAAGLALLGTVPMGLLAYRYRIRVLIAATVAAATIAFLIAGMGGFMTVVNSAYIGGLTGVIKRHRRGLPTVVVASALAGAIFGTVMVLALTVLSRLRHLIFDAITANVHGVAAAMARIPLPEFQRAAQDLNGFLGVLLHYWQWLILAQMTIGVMIVSLLGWWALSRVLHRLRGVPDVHKLDLLAESGPVAPVPVRLDQVRFRYPQSDHDALGPVSLEVVAGEHVAITGANGSGKTTLMLLLAGRAPTAGTVERPGAVGLGAPGGTAVVMQHPESQVLGTRVADDVVWGLPPGTSTDVERLLGEVGLAGFAERDTGGLSGGELQRLAVAAALAREPALLIADEVTSMVDPQGREALLGLLSKLAGRSDRRCTSLVHITHYNDEAGSADRTIDLSGSRDNTAMVETAEVPAASGGGAPGHDRMPVLELSGVGHEYASGTPWAKTALRDISFSVDDGDGLLIHGGNGSGKSTLAWIMAGLTTPTTGRCLLGGRPADQQVGAVALSFQAARLQLMRSHVGREVASAAGFSPRDHAKVSAALAAVGLDEALAGRRIDQLSGGQMRRLVLAGLLARSPRALILDEPLAGLDAASRDGLLRLLEDLRRESGLTVVVISHDFAGLGELCPRTLHLHNGVLVPAPAGAA, from the coding sequence ATGCAGCCCTTCGAGATTGCGCAGGCCGCTGTGATGGCGGCGCTGTGCGCGGCGACGGCGATCATCGCGGTTGTGGTGCCCTTCGCCGCTGGTTTGGCGCTGCTCGGCACGGTGCCGATGGGACTGTTGGCCTACCGCTACCGCATTCGCGTATTGATCGCCGCCACCGTCGCCGCCGCGACCATCGCGTTTCTGATCGCCGGTATGGGCGGCTTCATGACTGTGGTCAACAGCGCCTACATCGGCGGCTTGACCGGCGTCATCAAGCGCCATCGCCGCGGCCTGCCCACCGTTGTCGTGGCCTCCGCGCTGGCCGGTGCCATCTTCGGCACCGTTATGGTGCTGGCGCTGACCGTGTTGTCCCGGCTGCGTCACCTGATCTTCGACGCGATCACCGCCAATGTGCACGGGGTTGCGGCCGCTATGGCGCGAATCCCGCTGCCGGAATTCCAGCGAGCCGCCCAGGATCTGAACGGATTTCTCGGCGTGCTGCTGCACTACTGGCAGTGGCTCATCCTGGCCCAGATGACTATCGGCGTCATGATCGTCTCGTTGCTCGGGTGGTGGGCGTTGTCGCGAGTGCTGCACCGGCTCCGCGGGGTGCCCGATGTACACAAACTGGACCTGCTGGCCGAGAGCGGCCCAGTAGCGCCGGTCCCCGTCCGGCTGGATCAGGTGCGGTTCCGTTATCCGCAGTCCGACCATGACGCACTCGGGCCGGTGAGCCTGGAGGTGGTCGCCGGTGAGCACGTCGCGATCACCGGCGCCAACGGGTCGGGCAAGACCACCTTGATGCTGCTGCTGGCCGGGCGGGCCCCCACCGCGGGCACCGTTGAGCGCCCCGGCGCGGTGGGCCTTGGTGCGCCCGGGGGCACCGCGGTGGTCATGCAGCATCCGGAGAGCCAGGTGCTGGGCACCCGGGTCGCCGACGATGTGGTGTGGGGCCTGCCGCCGGGGACCAGCACCGACGTCGAGCGGCTGCTCGGCGAGGTCGGCCTGGCGGGCTTCGCCGAGCGCGACACCGGCGGCCTGTCCGGCGGGGAGCTGCAGCGGCTGGCGGTGGCGGCGGCGCTGGCGCGCGAACCCGCACTGTTGATCGCCGACGAGGTCACCAGCATGGTCGACCCGCAAGGCCGCGAGGCGCTGTTGGGGCTGTTGTCGAAGCTGGCCGGGCGCTCTGACCGTCGCTGCACCTCCTTGGTGCACATCACCCACTACAACGACGAGGCCGGCAGCGCTGACCGGACCATCGACCTGTCGGGGTCCCGCGACAACACCGCCATGGTGGAGACCGCCGAGGTCCCCGCCGCGTCCGGCGGCGGCGCACCGGGGCACGACCGCATGCCCGTGCTCGAGTTGTCCGGCGTGGGGCACGAATACGCCAGCGGTACGCCGTGGGCCAAGACCGCACTGCGGGACATCAGCTTCAGCGTCGACGACGGCGACGGCTTGTTGATCCATGGCGGCAATGGTTCGGGCAAGTCCACCTTGGCCTGGATCATGGCCGGCCTGACGACGCCGACCACCGGCCGTTGCCTGCTCGGGGGCCGGCCCGCCGACCAGCAGGTGGGGGCTGTCGCGCTGTCGTTCCAGGCGGCGCGACTGCAGCTGATGCGCAGCCATGTTGGTCGGGAAGTGGCTTCGGCTGCGGGCTTTTCGCCGCGTGACCACGCCAAGGTCAGCGCCGCCCTGGCCGCCGTCGGCCTGGACGAGGCGCTGGCTGGACGGCGCATCGACCAGCTCAGCGGTGGCCAGATGCGCAGGCTGGTGCTGGCCGGCCTGCTGGCCCGTTCGCCGCGGGCGTTGATCCTCGACGAGCCGCTGGCGGGCCTCGACGCCGCCAGTCGGGACGGCTTGTTGCGACTGCTGGAGGATCTGCGGCGGGAGAGTGGTCTGACGGTGGTGGTCATCTCGCACGATTTCGCCGGCCTGGGTGAGTTGTGCCCGCGGACTCTGCACTTGCACAACGGTGTACTGGTGCCGGCACCGGCAGGTGCGGCGTGA
- a CDS encoding acyl-CoA dehydrogenase family protein: MTTSDSLRDTLDGRWRTVKNQVRTTLRDEKFRPHYTPNTAIARAKVAEQLRIMAGSGVAADSFRKEHGGTGDVGAAITMIEMLAMSDLSLMVKAGVQWGLFGGAVENLGTERHHRAYVEKIIDLDLLGCFAMTETGHGSDVQSLETTATYDPAAQEFVIDSATGSARKDYIGGAAETATVAAVFAQLITDGENHGVHCFLVPIRNEEGNDLPGVTTSDCHYKGGLPGVDNGRIVFDHVRVPRENLLNRYADVEADGSYRSSIESDGRRFFTMIGTLIRGRVSVGGSAGAAARVALDIATRYALQRRQFSAPSDDGAKNEVLIMDYLVHQRRLFPLIARSYALQFAQNELVGRCHDLQTTDEPDAEEQRELEARAAGLKAANTWHASRAIQEAREACGGAGYMAENRLIALRADIDVFTTFEGDNHVLTQLVAKQLLTTYADDIADMSPVGWVRFAAETVGDRVLKRTAAETIIQTIVDARQDSEEEGSLFNRGTQVHMFEDREEYLLTSVARRLRAKSQEMSDFDAFNAVQDHMLHAATAHIDRVVLEAFVAGIESCADPDARELLELVCDLYALSVIEDDKAWYIEHRYLSTDRAKAVTRGINDRCRKLRPHAQTLIDGFGIPEELRYAEMLHPEHLSVPPAGASTG; this comes from the coding sequence GTGACCACTTCCGATTCCCTGCGCGACACCTTGGACGGCCGCTGGCGGACGGTGAAAAACCAAGTCCGGACCACTCTGCGCGATGAGAAGTTTCGTCCGCACTACACACCGAACACAGCGATCGCCCGCGCCAAGGTCGCCGAACAACTCCGGATCATGGCCGGCTCTGGCGTGGCGGCGGACAGTTTCCGCAAGGAACACGGCGGCACCGGCGACGTCGGCGCGGCGATCACCATGATCGAGATGTTGGCCATGTCGGATCTGTCGCTGATGGTCAAGGCCGGGGTCCAATGGGGGCTGTTCGGGGGCGCCGTGGAGAACCTGGGCACCGAACGCCACCACCGCGCCTACGTCGAGAAGATCATCGACCTCGACCTGCTCGGGTGTTTTGCGATGACCGAGACCGGCCACGGCAGCGACGTGCAGTCGCTGGAGACCACCGCCACCTACGACCCGGCAGCCCAGGAATTCGTGATCGACTCCGCGACGGGATCGGCACGCAAGGACTACATCGGTGGGGCCGCCGAAACCGCCACCGTTGCGGCAGTTTTCGCCCAGCTCATCACCGATGGCGAAAACCACGGTGTGCATTGTTTCCTGGTGCCGATCCGCAACGAGGAGGGCAACGATCTGCCCGGCGTGACCACCTCCGACTGCCACTACAAGGGCGGTCTTCCCGGCGTGGACAACGGACGCATTGTCTTCGATCACGTCCGGGTGCCCCGGGAGAACCTGCTGAATCGCTATGCCGATGTGGAGGCCGACGGCAGCTACCGGTCGTCGATCGAGAGCGATGGCCGGCGGTTCTTCACCATGATCGGCACCCTGATCCGGGGCCGGGTCTCGGTGGGCGGAAGCGCGGGTGCAGCCGCCCGGGTCGCCCTGGATATCGCTACCCGATATGCGTTGCAGCGCAGGCAGTTCAGCGCCCCGAGCGACGACGGGGCGAAAAACGAGGTGCTGATCATGGATTACCTGGTCCACCAGCGTCGCCTCTTCCCGCTGATTGCCCGCTCCTATGCACTGCAGTTCGCCCAGAACGAGCTGGTGGGCCGCTGCCATGATCTACAGACCACCGACGAGCCCGACGCCGAAGAGCAGCGCGAACTGGAGGCACGAGCAGCCGGGCTCAAGGCGGCCAACACCTGGCACGCATCCCGGGCCATCCAAGAGGCGCGCGAGGCCTGCGGCGGCGCCGGCTACATGGCCGAGAACCGGCTGATCGCATTGCGCGCCGACATCGATGTGTTCACCACCTTCGAGGGCGACAACCACGTCCTGACGCAACTGGTGGCCAAGCAGCTGCTGACCACCTACGCCGATGACATCGCCGACATGAGCCCGGTCGGATGGGTGCGTTTCGCGGCCGAGACTGTCGGGGATCGGGTGCTCAAACGCACTGCGGCCGAAACGATCATCCAGACCATCGTGGACGCCAGACAGGACAGCGAGGAGGAGGGCAGCCTGTTCAATCGCGGCACCCAGGTGCACATGTTCGAAGACCGCGAGGAATACCTGCTGACCTCGGTGGCACGGCGGCTGAGGGCCAAGTCCCAGGAGATGAGCGACTTCGACGCCTTCAACGCGGTCCAAGATCACATGCTGCATGCGGCCACCGCACACATCGACCGAGTCGTTCTGGAGGCGTTCGTCGCCGGAATCGAATCCTGCGCGGATCCCGACGCCCGTGAACTGCTCGAGCTGGTGTGCGACCTGTACGCGCTCAGCGTCATCGAGGACGACAAAGCTTGGTACATCGAGCACCGGTATCTGTCCACCGATCGAGCCAAGGCCGTCACCCGCGGCATCAATGACCGGTGCCGGAAATTGCGCCCGCACGCACAGACTCTGATCGACGGGTTCGGCATCCCCGAAGAATTGCGGTACGCCGAAATGCTGCATCCCGAACACTTGTCGGTACCGCCCGCCGGTGCGTCCACCGGGTAG
- a CDS encoding PAS domain-containing protein, with amino-acid sequence MDTLRQLPALVALERIPVPVLAIADDGTILFANSGFAAMLGYTQEEVLALEFRQIFGQVPPAEESALSVMHSLANLVVSLEHRDGSTVRALMSKSALERADDRVALATFQDLTEQLWLEER; translated from the coding sequence ATGGACACACTGCGGCAGCTGCCGGCCCTGGTCGCGCTCGAGCGGATCCCCGTTCCGGTGCTCGCGATCGCCGACGACGGCACCATCTTGTTCGCCAACAGCGGGTTCGCCGCCATGCTGGGCTACACCCAAGAAGAGGTGCTGGCTCTGGAGTTTCGGCAGATCTTCGGCCAGGTTCCGCCGGCTGAGGAATCGGCCCTGTCGGTGATGCATTCGCTGGCGAATCTGGTTGTCTCCCTGGAGCATCGGGACGGCTCGACGGTACGCGCCCTGATGAGCAAGTCAGCGCTCGAACGTGCCGACGACCGGGTTGCGCTCGCCACGTTCCAAGACCTCACCGAGCAACTCTGGTTGGAAGAGCGCTAG
- a CDS encoding esterase-like activity of phytase family protein, which yields MRGRSRLPALCGVLLTGGAALAGCAPCETPTATAGLQYLGQALLAPNSRFAGTVVGGLSGISYDPGRDCYYVISDDRSANGPARFYTVRLSVSDRGIDGVAITAMNPLLDSDGHPFAPQAFDATPPVIPPDPEGIAFDAGRQRLYWSSEGERRTDGPRGAVLADPWVRTAGLDGSYLGRFTMPPQLAMSAQSTGPRRNTTLEGLTVTADGRMLFAAMEGPGYDDGPLPDRDHGALTRITAYRLDAGTGSGAPVAQYAYPLEPAPVPAKTNGLTDLVALSDTAFLVIERAFSDRPTVRLFRADIAGATDVLDMPALAGSAVTPMTKTLVADLSTTPGLDPLDNIEGLTLGPRLPDGRQTVVLVSDDNFSPREVTQFVAFAIPAD from the coding sequence GTGCGTGGGCGGAGCCGGTTGCCGGCGTTGTGCGGTGTGCTGCTGACCGGCGGCGCTGCGCTTGCGGGTTGCGCGCCGTGCGAGACCCCCACGGCCACAGCCGGACTGCAGTATCTCGGCCAGGCTCTACTGGCGCCGAACAGCAGGTTCGCCGGAACGGTCGTGGGCGGCCTGTCCGGGATCAGCTACGATCCCGGGCGCGACTGCTACTACGTGATCAGCGACGACCGCTCGGCCAACGGGCCGGCCCGTTTCTACACGGTGCGGCTCTCGGTGTCCGACCGCGGCATCGACGGGGTGGCGATCACCGCCATGAATCCACTGTTGGACTCTGACGGGCACCCGTTTGCGCCCCAGGCGTTCGACGCGACGCCGCCGGTCATACCGCCCGACCCCGAAGGCATCGCGTTCGATGCCGGTCGGCAGCGGTTGTATTGGTCCTCAGAGGGGGAGCGGCGCACCGACGGCCCACGCGGCGCGGTGTTGGCCGACCCGTGGGTGCGTACCGCCGGCCTGGACGGCAGCTACCTCGGCCGGTTCACCATGCCGCCGCAGCTGGCGATGTCGGCGCAATCCACCGGGCCGCGCCGCAACACCACCCTCGAGGGTCTGACGGTGACCGCCGACGGACGAATGCTGTTCGCCGCAATGGAGGGCCCGGGGTACGACGACGGCCCGCTGCCGGATCGCGACCACGGCGCGCTGACTCGCATCACCGCCTACCGACTCGACGCTGGCACCGGCTCCGGCGCTCCGGTCGCCCAATACGCCTACCCGCTGGAGCCTGCGCCTGTACCGGCCAAAACCAACGGCCTCACCGATCTGGTGGCCCTGTCGGACACCGCGTTCCTGGTGATCGAGCGGGCGTTCAGTGACCGCCCTACGGTGCGACTGTTTCGCGCCGATATCGCCGGTGCCACCGATGTGCTCGATATGCCGGCGCTTGCGGGTTCAGCCGTGACGCCGATGACTAAGACTTTGGTGGCCGACCTGTCCACCACACCCGGTCTGGACCCGCTGGACAACATCGAGGGGCTGACGCTGGGCCCGCGTCTGCCCGATGGCAGGCAGACGGTGGTGCTGGTCAGTGACGACAACTTCTCGCCGCGCGAGGTAACCCAGTTCGTCGCCTTCGCGATACCCGCCGACTAG
- a CDS encoding MarR family winged helix-turn-helix transcriptional regulator, whose amino-acid sequence MVAPAQASLGADLLSIVSRLNRLATQRVALPIPGAQARLLSTIEDLDVARISDLAAVDHCSQPTMTTQVRRLEDAGLTTRTPDPLDARAVLIRITDKGVETMARVRQDRAAALDPELDRLSAEDRRTLADAVEVLHRFLAEAGPTRPVR is encoded by the coding sequence ATGGTAGCCCCCGCCCAAGCCAGCCTTGGAGCCGATTTGCTCAGCATTGTCTCGCGGCTCAACCGGCTCGCTACCCAACGAGTTGCGTTGCCCATTCCAGGGGCACAGGCACGACTGCTGTCCACTATCGAGGACCTGGACGTGGCCCGGATCTCCGACCTGGCGGCGGTGGACCATTGCTCCCAGCCGACAATGACCACCCAGGTGCGCCGACTCGAGGACGCCGGCCTGACCACCCGCACTCCTGACCCGCTCGACGCCCGAGCCGTGTTGATCCGGATCACCGACAAGGGTGTCGAGACCATGGCGCGGGTACGCCAGGACCGGGCGGCGGCGCTGGACCCCGAATTGGACCGGCTTTCCGCCGAAGACCGCCGGACGCTTGCCGACGCGGTCGAGGTGCTGCACCGGTTCCTGGCCGAGGCCGGCCCGACCCGACCGGTCCGCTAG